A single Bifidobacterium scardovii JCM 12489 = DSM 13734 DNA region contains:
- a CDS encoding alpha-mannosidase, translating to MFLKPEHQLERCRRVMRQRVNPRIHPVLAHCRVEAFDIPGEPMPSGEFFSRLEAGGIEFRPFAIGGEWGTTWGTTWFRISGRVPEGLPQGRPLELILDLGWYEHSCGGHIEGLVYRPDGTAIKAVHPLNYWVPFMDADGNAQTPVDSDGGFTVYLEAASNPLLLGVPPFVRTELGERATGNSEEPYVFRAADLTEFDRRYEDYRVDLDVVSTLMEQADKQTPRYWQLAKALQRSLNAFDEQRPDSVGEARAELAGVLARPANASAMRVSAVGHAHIDSAWLWPVRETRRKVARTVSNALALMDADPDFTYAMSSAQQYAWLEEDHPDIFARMKERIDEGRFVPVGGMWVEADGMLPSGESLIRQISFGRRYFRERLGVEPRGIWLPDSFGYTGAWPQIARRAGYEWFLTQKISWNDTTKFPHHSFMWRGIDGTGIFTHFPPSDTYAAWCKVQELDYAERNFQDKDLADRSLLLFGFGDGGGGPTRDMMEHLHRYGNLEGVSRVTVEPPDAFFAKAHAQIEENARGEMPVYQGELYLELHRGTLTSQQDMKRGCRQEESLLRTVEYLGAAAMLADPDYAYPREEMDRIWKTLLLNQFHDILPGSSIAWVHREARGDYACDLARLAAIAEEACAALRGAHPDADVLEQARISQYRRDGAAWAPRRDGPEPGESPASAERLDGGRVRLANGVLTAVIEPDGTVSSLVDERCGREMVPAGARLGRYELLRDEPAVWDAWEIERDALLMADTLDGGIVGVTADGGAAKVAVRTVSGDTVIDTTIGLNPGSDRLDFHADIDWRACERFLKVDLPVSIVADRAQYDCQYGLVERPIGGNSASDEAKYESCTNRFVRLREEGYAVAVVNGSIYGSDAAPIRSADGRGDGTMFRLSLLSAPVYPDPRTDLGRHGFDWSVVAGASVGRTIEAACALNAPVLRDVPAIDPPVRVESREGTVVLDWIKPADDGSGDVIARVYEAAGGHASAVLHVGDALRGALVRETGVLEADDLADDLPRALETAGAPDGGAMAGPAEGAALGFAPFQLATLRISR from the coding sequence ATGTTCCTCAAACCAGAGCATCAACTCGAACGGTGCCGGCGCGTCATGCGCCAGCGCGTGAATCCCCGCATCCACCCGGTGCTGGCCCATTGCCGGGTCGAAGCGTTCGACATCCCCGGCGAGCCGATGCCCAGCGGCGAGTTCTTCTCCCGCCTCGAGGCCGGCGGCATCGAGTTCCGCCCGTTCGCCATCGGCGGCGAATGGGGCACCACCTGGGGCACCACATGGTTCCGCATCAGCGGGCGCGTGCCTGAGGGCCTGCCGCAGGGCCGGCCGCTCGAGCTGATCCTCGACCTCGGCTGGTACGAGCACTCCTGCGGCGGGCATATCGAAGGGCTCGTCTACCGGCCGGACGGCACCGCCATCAAGGCGGTGCACCCGCTCAACTACTGGGTGCCCTTCATGGACGCCGACGGCAACGCGCAGACCCCGGTGGACAGCGACGGAGGGTTCACCGTCTATCTGGAGGCGGCCAGCAACCCGCTGCTGCTCGGCGTGCCCCCGTTCGTCCGGACCGAACTCGGCGAGCGGGCCACCGGCAACAGCGAGGAGCCGTATGTGTTCCGCGCCGCCGACCTGACCGAATTCGACCGCCGATACGAGGATTACCGGGTTGATCTCGACGTCGTCTCGACGCTTATGGAGCAGGCCGACAAGCAGACGCCCCGTTACTGGCAGCTCGCCAAGGCGCTGCAGCGCTCGCTGAACGCCTTCGACGAGCAGCGCCCCGATTCCGTGGGCGAGGCCCGCGCCGAGCTCGCCGGCGTGCTCGCCAGGCCGGCCAACGCCTCCGCGATGCGCGTGAGCGCCGTCGGCCACGCGCACATCGATTCGGCGTGGCTGTGGCCAGTGCGCGAGACACGCCGCAAGGTGGCCCGCACGGTATCCAATGCGCTCGCCCTGATGGACGCCGACCCGGACTTCACCTACGCGATGAGCTCAGCCCAGCAGTACGCATGGCTCGAGGAGGACCATCCCGACATCTTCGCGCGCATGAAAGAACGCATCGACGAGGGCCGGTTCGTGCCGGTCGGCGGCATGTGGGTCGAGGCGGACGGCATGCTGCCCTCCGGCGAGTCGCTGATCCGCCAGATCAGCTTCGGCCGCCGTTATTTCAGGGAGCGCCTCGGCGTGGAGCCCAGGGGCATCTGGCTGCCGGACAGCTTCGGGTACACCGGGGCGTGGCCGCAGATCGCACGACGCGCCGGCTACGAGTGGTTCCTCACGCAGAAGATCTCGTGGAACGACACGACCAAGTTCCCGCACCACTCGTTCATGTGGCGGGGCATCGACGGCACGGGCATCTTCACCCACTTCCCGCCTTCCGACACCTACGCCGCATGGTGCAAGGTGCAGGAGCTCGACTATGCCGAAAGGAATTTCCAGGACAAGGACCTCGCCGACCGGTCGCTGCTGCTCTTCGGGTTCGGCGACGGTGGCGGCGGCCCGACGCGCGACATGATGGAGCACCTGCACCGCTACGGGAACCTCGAAGGCGTCTCCCGCGTGACCGTCGAGCCGCCGGACGCGTTCTTCGCCAAGGCCCATGCCCAGATCGAGGAGAACGCCCGCGGCGAGATGCCGGTCTATCAGGGCGAGCTGTACCTTGAGCTGCACCGCGGCACGCTCACCTCGCAGCAGGACATGAAGCGCGGCTGCCGCCAGGAGGAGTCCCTGCTGCGCACGGTCGAATACCTGGGCGCCGCGGCCATGCTGGCCGACCCGGACTACGCGTACCCGCGCGAGGAGATGGACCGTATCTGGAAGACGCTGCTGCTCAACCAGTTCCACGACATCCTGCCCGGCTCGTCCATCGCATGGGTGCACCGCGAGGCCCGCGGGGACTATGCGTGCGATCTGGCGCGGCTCGCCGCCATCGCCGAGGAGGCGTGCGCCGCGCTGCGCGGGGCACATCCCGACGCCGACGTGCTGGAGCAGGCCCGCATCAGCCAGTACCGCCGTGACGGCGCCGCGTGGGCGCCCCGCCGCGACGGTCCCGAGCCGGGGGAGTCCCCCGCATCGGCGGAGCGTCTCGACGGCGGCCGCGTGCGTCTCGCCAACGGCGTGCTGACGGCGGTCATCGAGCCGGACGGCACCGTGTCGTCGCTGGTCGACGAGCGGTGCGGCCGCGAGATGGTGCCGGCCGGCGCCCGTCTTGGTCGGTACGAACTGCTGCGGGACGAACCGGCCGTGTGGGATGCGTGGGAGATCGAACGCGACGCGCTGCTCATGGCCGATACGCTGGACGGCGGCATCGTCGGCGTCACGGCGGACGGCGGCGCCGCGAAGGTCGCGGTGCGCACGGTGAGCGGCGATACCGTGATCGACACGACGATCGGCCTGAACCCGGGATCCGATCGGCTCGACTTCCATGCGGACATCGACTGGCGGGCGTGTGAGCGCTTCCTCAAGGTCGACCTGCCGGTCTCCATCGTGGCGGATCGTGCGCAGTACGACTGCCAGTACGGTCTGGTCGAGCGGCCGATCGGCGGGAACAGCGCCTCCGACGAGGCGAAGTACGAGAGCTGCACGAACCGTTTCGTGCGCCTGCGCGAGGAGGGGTACGCGGTCGCGGTGGTCAACGGGTCCATCTACGGGTCCGACGCCGCGCCGATCCGCTCCGCAGACGGGCGGGGCGACGGCACGATGTTCCGCCTGTCGCTGCTCAGCGCCCCGGTCTACCCCGATCCGCGCACCGATCTCGGCCGGCACGGATTCGACTGGTCCGTGGTGGCCGGCGCCTCGGTCGGGCGCACGATCGAGGCGGCCTGCGCGCTCAACGCGCCGGTGCTGCGCGACGTGCCGGCCATCGACCCGCCGGTGCGCGTCGAATCGCGCGAAGGCACGGTGGTGCTGGACTGGATCAAGCCGGCCGACGACGGTTCCGGGGATGTGATCGCGCGCGTGTACGAGGCCGCAGGCGGCCACGCCTCGGCCGTGCTGCACGTCGGCGATGCGCTGCGCGGCGCCCTCGTGCGCGAAACCGGCGTCCTGGAAGCGGACGATCTGGCCGACGACCTGCCCCGGGCGCTGGAGACGGCGGGCGCGCCGGACGGCGGCGCCATGGCCGGGCCGGCCGAAGGCGCGGCGCTCGGCTTCGCCCCGTTCCAGCTCGCGACACTGCGCATCTCGCGGTGA
- a CDS encoding carbohydrate ABC transporter permease yields MRSKLANSVARYLLLALFLFILIGPLLWQFTLAFKGKGDDIYAVPPYVIPRDPTVSNFVEAFNRIPVLRYFANSLVVAAIGVTGNIVGSTLAGYALARLKFRCKRLVTVLIFAAMLIPGETLLISQFIIVKDLGLQNTLLGAALPGLCGAMNVLLMTNAFAGVPVELEEAGKVDGANIWQRFLHICLPQVKGTMTVVAIFAFVGAWNDFLWPLIILGDDSVYTLTVGLNRLKNQFVSDPRLIAAGTVIALVPIIVFFLTFQRHFFKGVEEGGIKG; encoded by the coding sequence ATGCGTAGCAAACTGGCGAACAGCGTCGCCCGATATCTGCTGCTGGCGCTGTTCCTGTTCATCCTGATCGGGCCGCTGCTCTGGCAGTTCACGCTGGCGTTCAAGGGCAAGGGCGACGACATCTATGCGGTGCCGCCGTACGTGATCCCCCGGGACCCGACGGTCTCCAACTTCGTCGAGGCGTTCAACCGCATCCCCGTGCTGCGCTACTTCGCCAACTCGCTGGTGGTCGCCGCGATCGGCGTGACCGGCAACATCGTCGGCTCGACGCTGGCGGGCTATGCGCTGGCGCGCCTGAAGTTCCGCTGCAAGCGGCTGGTCACCGTGCTGATCTTCGCCGCGATGCTGATTCCCGGCGAGACGCTGCTGATCTCGCAGTTCATCATCGTCAAGGACCTCGGTCTGCAGAACACGCTGCTCGGCGCGGCCCTGCCGGGCCTGTGCGGCGCGATGAACGTGCTGCTGATGACCAACGCCTTCGCCGGCGTGCCGGTCGAGCTGGAGGAGGCCGGCAAGGTCGACGGGGCGAACATCTGGCAGCGGTTCCTCCACATCTGCCTGCCGCAGGTGAAGGGCACGATGACCGTGGTGGCGATCTTCGCCTTCGTCGGCGCGTGGAACGACTTCCTGTGGCCGCTGATCATCCTGGGCGACGACTCGGTCTACACGCTCACGGTCGGCCTCAACCGCCTCAAGAACCAGTTCGTCTCCGATCCGCGCCTGATCGCCGCGGGCACCGTCATCGCGCTCGTGCCGATCATCGTCTTCTTCCTGACCTTCCAGCGCCACTTCTTCAAGGGCGTAGAAGAGGGCGGCATCAAGGGCTGA
- a CDS encoding carbohydrate ABC transporter permease has product MAASVSHDGPSFGRGRRKADAPARRGAGQGSAPGGTAAGPAGSPRISEGRGLAGLLFVAPALTVSLVFVIIPFANTVRLSFTDATFSDPGSFVGLDNYVRMLSDPSVHTGLLNSFVYVVCVVPCMVFLPLILASLVAGNSRVLAFFRAAFYLPVVVSSVIVGLMWTNLLSAKGLANSLLLSSHLIGEAIPFLTGRWLLLFSAMAITIWTGLGYYMIIYLSALANIDAGLYEAAELDGAGVIRRFLHVTVPGCRSTMVLITLLSSAAAFRVFNEIYVLTGGTGGVGGQDVTMTMLIKNYGTGLSARYGYAGAISMLVFAIVGSLIAIEFHIQRKAGRDA; this is encoded by the coding sequence ATGGCTGCATCCGTCTCGCATGACGGGCCGTCGTTCGGGCGCGGGCGCCGCAAGGCGGACGCGCCCGCCCGGCGCGGCGCCGGCCAAGGGTCCGCGCCGGGCGGGACCGCGGCCGGGCCGGCCGGCTCCCCGCGCATCAGCGAGGGGCGAGGTCTGGCCGGCCTGCTGTTCGTGGCCCCGGCCCTCACCGTTTCCCTGGTGTTCGTGATCATCCCCTTCGCCAACACCGTGCGGCTGTCCTTCACCGACGCCACGTTCTCGGATCCCGGGTCGTTCGTCGGGCTGGACAACTACGTGCGGATGCTGTCCGACCCGTCGGTGCACACCGGCCTGCTCAACTCGTTCGTGTACGTGGTGTGCGTCGTGCCGTGCATGGTCTTCCTGCCGCTGATCCTCGCCTCGCTGGTCGCCGGCAACTCGCGGGTGCTGGCGTTCTTCCGCGCGGCGTTCTACCTGCCGGTCGTGGTGTCGAGCGTCATCGTCGGCCTGATGTGGACCAACCTGCTGAGCGCCAAGGGCCTGGCCAACTCGCTGCTGCTGTCGAGCCATCTGATCGGCGAGGCGATCCCGTTCCTCACCGGGCGCTGGCTGCTGCTCTTCAGCGCCATGGCCATCACCATATGGACCGGCCTCGGCTACTACATGATCATCTATCTGTCCGCGCTGGCCAACATCGACGCCGGGCTGTACGAGGCGGCCGAACTTGACGGCGCCGGCGTCATACGCCGGTTCCTGCACGTCACGGTGCCCGGCTGCCGCTCCACTATGGTGCTCATCACGCTGCTGTCGAGCGCGGCCGCGTTCCGCGTCTTCAACGAGATATACGTGCTCACCGGAGGCACCGGCGGCGTCGGTGGACAGGACGTGACGATGACGATGCTCATCAAGAACTACGGCACCGGGCTCAGCGCCCGATACGGCTACGCCGGCGCGATCAGCATGCTGGTGTTCGCCATCGTCGGCAGCCTGATCGCCATCGAATTCCACATCCAACGAAAGGCGGGCCGTGATGCGTAG
- a CDS encoding ABC transporter substrate-binding protein, whose amino-acid sequence MVSFRKVLAVTGAMAMIAGMAACGGASSSGQEVSFQTWNLKNDTYTPYFNDLIAKFEKDNPGVTIKWIDQPADGYTDKINADAAAGTLPDIVDMSPNGAYGLAKAGVVANLSKDDPDGEGQFTASSWKAVTFDGKNIERGAYAYPWYLNSGVQYYNKAVLDRCGVGQPPTTLDAWFDAAKTLGANCPGTNMTASIPTIESLGGYGAQLMNKDQTEFTFNDAKGVEMVQHYVDMYNEKALSADALNNQWTGEGDAFKQGDVASLGGSAYAVSDFKENAPKVYENLAIVPAMVGEGGKSNVAMETLVVNKNAKHKDMAIKFARFVTNVDNQTEFCTKSHTFPSAKNAVDSPAFRPTGDSMQEQAVVMASKPIFEDNWFASPAPFSERAKTVLREQVALAIQGKQSAQEALDKAVKTANEDLR is encoded by the coding sequence ATGGTCTCATTCAGGAAAGTGCTCGCCGTCACCGGCGCCATGGCGATGATCGCGGGAATGGCCGCGTGCGGCGGCGCCTCGTCCTCCGGTCAGGAGGTCTCGTTCCAGACCTGGAATCTGAAGAACGACACGTACACGCCGTATTTCAACGATCTGATCGCCAAGTTCGAGAAGGACAATCCCGGCGTGACCATCAAGTGGATCGACCAGCCGGCCGACGGGTACACCGACAAGATCAACGCCGACGCCGCGGCCGGCACGCTGCCCGACATCGTCGACATGAGCCCCAACGGCGCCTATGGGCTGGCCAAGGCCGGCGTCGTCGCGAACCTGTCGAAGGACGATCCCGACGGCGAGGGGCAGTTCACCGCCTCGTCGTGGAAGGCCGTGACCTTCGACGGCAAGAACATCGAGCGCGGCGCCTACGCCTACCCGTGGTACCTCAACTCGGGCGTCCAGTACTACAACAAGGCCGTGCTCGACCGCTGCGGCGTGGGCCAGCCGCCGACAACGCTCGACGCGTGGTTCGACGCCGCCAAGACCCTGGGCGCCAACTGCCCGGGCACGAACATGACCGCCTCGATCCCCACCATCGAATCGCTGGGCGGCTACGGCGCGCAGCTGATGAACAAGGACCAGACCGAGTTCACGTTCAACGACGCCAAGGGCGTCGAGATGGTCCAGCACTACGTCGACATGTACAACGAGAAGGCGCTGTCGGCTGACGCGCTCAACAACCAGTGGACCGGCGAGGGCGACGCCTTCAAGCAGGGCGACGTCGCGTCGCTCGGCGGATCGGCGTACGCCGTGTCGGACTTCAAGGAGAACGCCCCCAAGGTCTACGAGAACCTGGCCATCGTCCCGGCCATGGTCGGCGAAGGCGGCAAGAGCAACGTCGCCATGGAGACGCTGGTGGTGAACAAGAACGCCAAGCACAAGGACATGGCGATCAAGTTCGCCCGCTTCGTGACGAACGTCGACAACCAGACCGAATTCTGCACCAAGTCGCACACCTTCCCCTCGGCCAAGAACGCCGTCGACTCCCCGGCGTTCCGCCCGACCGGCGATTCGATGCAGGAGCAGGCCGTGGTGATGGCCTCGAAGCCGATCTTCGAGGACAACTGGTTCGCCTCGCCCGCGCCGTTCTCGGAGCGCGCCAAGACGGTGCTGCGCGAGCAGGTGGCGCTGGCCATCCAGGGCAAGCAGAGCGCGCAGGAGGCCCTGGACAAGGCCGTCAAGACCGCCAATGAGGATCTGCGGTAA
- the dtd gene encoding D-aminoacyl-tRNA deacylase, with product MKVVLQRVSEASVDVVNELGTLDPTFDPRQIGPGFVLLVGVADEDGEEQIAWLAHKILNLRVFEDEQGKMNRSIQDIGGEILSISQFTLFADVHKGNRPSFVGAGKPEHADLMWIRFNEALRSGGVPVREGRFGAHMRVGLVNDGPVTIVVDTRADMPGNGR from the coding sequence ATGAAAGTCGTATTGCAACGTGTATCGGAAGCGTCCGTGGACGTGGTCAACGAGCTGGGCACCCTGGACCCGACCTTCGATCCCCGGCAGATCGGGCCGGGATTCGTGCTGCTGGTCGGCGTCGCCGACGAGGACGGCGAGGAGCAGATCGCCTGGCTGGCGCACAAGATCCTGAACCTGCGCGTATTCGAGGACGAGCAGGGGAAAATGAACCGTTCCATTCAGGACATCGGCGGCGAGATCCTCTCGATCTCGCAGTTCACGCTGTTCGCCGACGTGCACAAGGGCAACCGGCCCAGCTTCGTCGGGGCCGGCAAGCCCGAGCACGCCGATCTGATGTGGATCAGGTTCAACGAGGCGCTGCGGTCCGGGGGAGTGCCGGTCCGCGAGGGGCGGTTCGGCGCGCATATGCGGGTCGGGCTGGTCAACGACGGCCCGGTGACCATCGTCGTCGACACGCGGGCCGACATGCCCGGCAACGGGCGGTGA
- a CDS encoding cell division protein FtsQ/DivIB — translation MGRRIISSHDADAAQPDGKPRAVGRRARSVSGSTGLADAAGLATGDLAKVQPRSGAKPREYAGSAQRARSAKRASGGAGAAAGAMQPSGAAQARVSRPDRTRRFTGSSTGRSAGNQAGASGGRSGGRSGGHGRTVASNGAGSGAPYGGREGFVDARRLPDEDIVARTLNETAGALGVPTRPKIVDFNARLRERRKLSARVIALRVAAVTASVAAIIAVVWFLFFSSVFRLETPNIEVSGGNEWVSTSDIIAIAGKQSGKSLFLVSSDDVVSQLKAIPGVTQATVSKQFPDSLSVTVRAQQPAAMLRSPDGALVAVDSKARVLNKVGDASTDGIPVIDVKNAEQSLGNRAIKEALKILGGLSDATRGSITKVTADTQDSITTELDGGAHVVIWGDSSDLKLKKVIVDKILSDPNVIGDKTQVDVSAPSRPIIK, via the coding sequence ATGGGACGGCGGATCATCAGCTCGCACGACGCGGATGCGGCGCAGCCGGACGGCAAGCCGCGTGCCGTCGGCCGGCGTGCGCGCAGCGTGTCTGGATCGACCGGCTTGGCCGATGCGGCCGGTCTGGCGACCGGTGATCTCGCGAAGGTGCAGCCGCGCTCCGGCGCGAAGCCCCGCGAGTATGCCGGCTCCGCGCAGCGTGCCAGAAGCGCCAAGAGGGCCTCGGGCGGCGCGGGTGCCGCTGCGGGCGCCATGCAGCCGTCCGGAGCGGCGCAGGCGCGGGTGAGCCGGCCGGACAGGACCCGCCGTTTCACGGGAAGTTCCACGGGGCGTTCCGCGGGGAATCAGGCCGGCGCGTCCGGCGGACGTTCCGGTGGCCGCTCCGGCGGTCACGGGCGCACGGTCGCCTCGAACGGCGCCGGATCCGGCGCGCCCTATGGCGGCCGGGAGGGGTTCGTCGACGCGCGGCGCCTGCCCGACGAGGACATCGTCGCCAGGACGCTCAACGAGACGGCCGGGGCGCTGGGCGTGCCGACCCGTCCCAAGATCGTGGACTTCAATGCGCGCCTCAGGGAGCGCCGCAAGCTGAGCGCCCGCGTCATCGCGCTGCGCGTCGCGGCGGTGACCGCCTCGGTCGCGGCGATCATCGCCGTGGTCTGGTTCCTGTTCTTCTCGTCGGTGTTCCGCCTGGAGACCCCGAACATCGAGGTGTCGGGCGGCAACGAATGGGTCAGCACCAGCGACATCATCGCCATCGCCGGCAAGCAGTCGGGCAAGTCGCTGTTCCTGGTGTCCTCGGACGACGTCGTGAGCCAGCTGAAGGCGATCCCCGGCGTCACGCAGGCCACGGTGAGCAAGCAGTTCCCGGACAGCCTGTCCGTGACGGTCCGCGCCCAGCAGCCGGCCGCCATGCTCAGATCCCCGGACGGTGCGCTGGTCGCGGTCGACAGCAAGGCCCGCGTGCTCAACAAGGTCGGCGACGCCTCCACCGACGGCATCCCCGTCATCGACGTGAAGAACGCCGAGCAGAGCCTCGGCAACCGCGCCATCAAGGAGGCGTTGAAGATCCTCGGCGGGCTTTCGGACGCGACGCGCGGGTCGATCACCAAGGTGACCGCCGACACGCAGGATTCGATCACCACCGAGCTGGACGGCGGCGCCCATGTGGTCATCTGGGGCGATTCCTCGGATCTCAAGCTCAAGAAGGTCATCGTCGACAAGATCCTGTCCGATCCCAACGTGATCGGCGACAAGACCCAGGTGGATGTGTCGGCGCCGTCGCGCCCCATCATCAAGTAG
- the murC gene encoding UDP-N-acetylmuramate--L-alanine ligase yields MNELNHTEAIVLDPTKATFAEGQTVADLGRTHFIGIGGAGMSVLAEMLHEQGVDVDGSDRERSAKTDRLESLGIRVQFGQRAENVAGARTVVFSSAIKASNPEIVAAHAAGARIVHRSDILALLMASKRAVTVAGAHGKTTTSSMLAHILVHAGEGALADPSYAIGGSIQAPDGGTLDGGHAGRGDVLVAEADESDGSFEKYHPDIAIITNAEADHLDHYGTEDNYHAAFVEHAGHARGHVILCADDEGALSVLRRLGPETSAKVIAYATRPADLIGDLNGAAFVHIESESESSGSGAERFVVDLPGAVLRSGGAGASGAAGDLHLPVSLKVPGVHNARNATAAIIAAMLLGMAPERAAEAVGGFLGASRRFQIRGEVAGVSVVDDYAHHPTEIAALLDAARRRYPNATIRVLFQPHLFSRTKFFAAEFAQALAKADDVIVSGIFPARETQADFPDVGPHTIVDAAAGIAHDPAGHWIAAVDDMQVAAQMLAMRAHRGDVIFTVGAGDITQMDEVLLHALEAHRVADGR; encoded by the coding sequence GTGAATGAACTGAACCATACCGAAGCGATCGTGCTCGATCCGACCAAGGCCACGTTCGCGGAGGGCCAGACGGTGGCTGATCTGGGCCGCACCCATTTCATCGGCATCGGCGGCGCCGGCATGAGCGTGCTCGCCGAGATGCTGCATGAGCAAGGCGTCGACGTGGATGGTTCCGACCGCGAACGCAGCGCCAAAACCGACCGGCTGGAGTCGCTCGGCATCCGCGTGCAGTTCGGGCAGCGGGCCGAGAACGTGGCCGGCGCGCGCACGGTGGTGTTCTCCAGCGCCATCAAGGCCTCCAACCCCGAGATCGTGGCGGCGCATGCCGCCGGGGCGCGTATCGTGCACCGCAGCGACATCCTCGCGCTGCTCATGGCGTCCAAGCGGGCGGTGACCGTGGCCGGGGCGCACGGCAAGACCACCACCAGCTCGATGCTCGCCCATATCCTCGTGCACGCCGGCGAAGGCGCGCTCGCCGACCCGAGCTACGCGATCGGCGGCTCCATCCAGGCGCCGGACGGCGGCACCCTGGACGGCGGCCACGCCGGGCGCGGCGACGTGCTGGTGGCCGAGGCCGACGAGTCGGACGGCAGCTTCGAGAAGTACCATCCCGACATCGCCATCATCACCAACGCCGAGGCCGACCACCTGGACCACTACGGCACCGAGGACAACTACCACGCCGCGTTCGTCGAGCACGCCGGCCACGCGCGCGGCCATGTGATCCTGTGCGCCGACGACGAGGGCGCACTGTCCGTGCTGCGCCGGCTCGGCCCGGAGACGTCGGCGAAGGTGATCGCGTACGCCACGCGGCCGGCCGATCTGATCGGCGACCTCAACGGGGCGGCGTTCGTGCATATCGAATCTGAGAGCGAGTCGTCGGGCAGCGGCGCCGAGCGCTTCGTCGTCGACCTGCCGGGCGCGGTGCTGCGCTCGGGTGGCGCCGGTGCGTCCGGTGCGGCCGGCGACCTGCACCTGCCGGTGAGCCTGAAGGTTCCCGGCGTGCACAACGCGCGCAACGCAACCGCCGCGATCATTGCGGCGATGCTGCTTGGCATGGCCCCCGAACGGGCCGCCGAGGCGGTCGGCGGGTTCCTCGGAGCCTCCCGCCGCTTCCAGATCCGCGGCGAGGTCGCCGGCGTGAGCGTGGTGGACGACTACGCCCACCATCCGACCGAGATCGCGGCCCTGCTGGACGCCGCCCGCCGCCGCTACCCGAACGCGACGATCCGCGTGCTGTTCCAGCCGCACCTGTTCTCCCGCACCAAGTTCTTCGCGGCGGAATTCGCGCAGGCGCTGGCCAAGGCCGATGACGTGATCGTGTCCGGCATCTTCCCGGCCCGCGAGACCCAGGCCGATTTCCCCGACGTCGGCCCGCACACCATCGTCGATGCCGCGGCCGGGATCGCCCACGACCCGGCCGGACACTGGATCGCCGCGGTCGACGACATGCAGGTGGCGGCCCAGATGCTGGCTATGCGCGCGCACCGCGGCGACGTGATCTTCACCGTCGGAGCCGGCGACATCACCCAGATGGACGAGGTGCTGCTGCACGCGCTCGAAGCCCACCGGGTGGCGGACGGGCGCTGA
- a CDS encoding UDP-N-acetylglucosamine--N-acetylmuramyl-(pentapeptide) pyrophosphoryl-undecaprenol N-acetylglucosamine transferase — MSTQAPHVVLAGGGTAGHVNPLLAVASAIRRIEPQAQVSVIGTEVGLEHDLVPQAGYELDTIDKVPFPRRPNLYALQFPAKWKRETAKVRGILASRQADVIVGFGGYASAPAYAAAHRMGIPIAIHEQNAKAGMANKLGARWADYIGTAYDNTGLKARDGAAIERVGLPLRPAIAELCSRFSADRVAVRDEAAAKLGVDANRPVVLVTGGSLGAQSLNRAMAGAAGEILKRAQVIHLTGRGKIDEVRSMVAASAGEQALSGLFDEASGGDYHVAEYLERIDLAFACAALVICRAGAGSVSELAALGLPAIYVPLPIGNGEQRFNAQPVVEAGGGMMVRDRDFTSAWVEGRVPGLLDDPIRLRQFGEKAWGYGIRDAADVMAGKVLELAR; from the coding sequence ATGAGTACACAAGCCCCCCATGTCGTTCTCGCCGGCGGAGGCACCGCCGGCCATGTCAATCCGCTGCTGGCGGTGGCCTCGGCCATCCGGCGCATCGAGCCGCAGGCGCAGGTCAGCGTCATCGGCACCGAGGTCGGTCTGGAGCATGATCTGGTGCCGCAGGCCGGCTATGAGCTGGACACCATCGACAAGGTGCCGTTCCCGCGCCGGCCCAATCTCTACGCGCTGCAGTTCCCGGCGAAGTGGAAGCGCGAGACGGCCAAGGTGCGCGGCATCCTCGCCTCCCGCCAGGCGGACGTGATCGTCGGCTTCGGCGGATACGCCTCGGCGCCCGCGTATGCGGCCGCGCACCGGATGGGCATCCCGATCGCGATCCACGAGCAGAACGCGAAGGCCGGCATGGCCAACAAGCTCGGCGCGCGCTGGGCCGACTACATCGGCACCGCATACGATAACACCGGGCTGAAAGCGCGCGATGGCGCCGCGATCGAACGCGTCGGCCTGCCGCTGCGCCCGGCCATCGCCGAACTGTGCTCGCGTTTCTCCGCCGACCGCGTCGCCGTGCGCGACGAGGCGGCCGCCAAGCTGGGCGTCGACGCCAATCGGCCGGTGGTTCTGGTGACCGGAGGATCGCTGGGCGCGCAGAGCCTCAACCGCGCCATGGCCGGCGCGGCCGGCGAGATCCTGAAGCGTGCGCAGGTCATCCACCTGACCGGCAGGGGCAAGATCGACGAGGTGCGGTCCATGGTCGCGGCCTCGGCGGGGGAGCAGGCGCTGAGCGGCCTGTTCGATGAGGCGTCCGGCGGCGACTACCACGTCGCCGAGTATCTGGAGCGCATCGACCTGGCGTTCGCCTGCGCGGCGCTCGTGATCTGCCGCGCCGGCGCCGGGTCGGTTTCGGAGCTGGCGGCCCTCGGCCTGCCGGCCATCTACGTGCCGCTGCCGATCGGCAACGGCGAGCAGCGCTTCAACGCCCAGCCCGTCGTCGAGGCGGGCGGCGGCATGATGGTGCGCGACCGCGACTTCACCTCGGCGTGGGTGGAGGGGCGCGTGCCCGGATTGCTCGACGACCCGATCCGCCTGCGCCAGTTCGGCGAGAAGGCATGGGGCTACGGCATCCGCGACGCGGCCGACGTCATGGCCGGCAAGGTGCTGGAACTGGCGCGATGA